CCCACGCTGAATGGCATTAAAGCGACCCGCCTCGTGCGGCAGAATCCCGAAACGAACCTGTTACCGGTCTTGCTGCTGTCGGGCGAAGACGACATGGCAGTCATCGAAGAGGCCTTTAAGAGCGGCATAGACGACTATGTATTAAAACCCGTCATACCGCGGTTTCTGGTTGCGAAGATTGAGAACCTGCTCTTTCAATCGCGCAAGAAACTCAACGCACAGGCGCTCTCGGGTCTGCCGGGCAATGCCGCGATCGAGACGGAGTTCTATCTTCGGCTCGCGCGCAAGCGCCCGTTTTCAGTCGCGTACACAGACCTCGATAACTTTAAGCCGTTCAACGACGAAAAAGGCGTCAAGCGCGGCGATCAAGCGATACAGGTAATTGCGCAGATTCTTTACCAGCTGCGGCGCGAGGCAACCCGCGAAGACCTGTTCATCGGCCACCTCGGGGGCGATGACTTCTTTTTGCTCGGGGGCAAGACGCAGGTGCGCATCGCGACGCGTAAACTCGAAGAGCAATTTGCCGCCGCGGCGAAGGCATTTTTCACTGCAGACGAACTGAAAAATGGCCATTACCGCGGCAGCGACAGGCAGGGCCAGTTTCGGTTTTTTCCGCTGCTGACGCTTTCG
The sequence above is a segment of the Turneriella parva DSM 21527 genome. Coding sequences within it:
- a CDS encoding response regulator, giving the protein MTMAGAERFLILEDDAAFAQGLGQVLAPLGQTRFTMYPERLPEIIADFKPTLLIVDYNLNHPTLNGIKATRLVRQNPETNLLPVLLLSGEDDMAVIEEAFKSGIDDYVLKPVIPRFLVAKIENLLFQSRKKLNAQALSGLPGNAAIETEFYLRLARKRPFSVAYTDLDNFKPFNDEKGVKRGDQAIQVIAQILYQLRREATREDLFIGHLGGDDFFLLGGKTQVRIATRKLEEQFAAAAKAFFTADELKNGHYRGSDRQGQFRFFPLLTLSTAVLDGITKDTVADFLQLTQLASVAKKAAKKAEKRVTHFEAVELKASSRPASLYRETKSRAKKKRSAAG